cttaacattttttaaagacGTTTATTCCTACAAAATGTTACCGGCACATaaccaaaaatttaagtttCTAATTCTGAtcaaatgtttaatataaatattttattaaagatagatagaatatctttatgaaactatAGTTTCTCCTGGTAAAATGTTTTCTAGTGAAATATAGCTGCTGTCAAATCAGGGACCAGCTGTTAAACACATGTGTAAGAAGCCACTTTAGAAGCATTTGCTttgatttcactatttttattttttcattaaaatatggaaGACGATTAAAAAATGTGAATGGTTAAAATTGCTAGAttggtattatatatatattaattagtttatttggattattatttttaatcataataattaattgtcAATTAAAAGCAACAGAAATTAAATTGTGAAGGCAGTCCTAAGGGAGTATCGAAACTATCAGctgtaaaaaagtaaacaatcCACAGCTGAAAGGTTTTCACAGAGAACgtatgatatgtatatatatacaatataatgttatacatacatatattttatacattctgTTGTCAGATGACTACCGCCTAAAATTATAACAGTTTACCATCCGTAGGCTGTATCCAAGAACGTATATGCCAAAGAacgtataaaaaataagaaaacaagaaCGTCTATATaattcttcttattattatgatttttgctttggtttcaattatttttatttacggtTGTGGAATACTTATATGTTGTTTAATTTCACTActttaatgtttaaaaaaatttattagacaaatatatattatacaaatatacatacgtggAATACGACTGTTTAGCGAAATTTCTttagtaaatacaaatttaaggaTTTTTAAAATACAACACTTAAAgtaagatatgtatatatttttactatgaAAAGTAAACAcaatttaagattattttttgtatgtagatatattttattcagttttatacatacgtacatatgtaacttACAAATCTCTTGTTGTCTTTGTACTTTTAAACAGTATACAAGTAGGTGagcataaacatttaattaccAAAGCGATAGATACCCACAATGACATTTACTATATatcatatgaacatatattgaaatgaGTTTTGGTACATGCATAAAACTaactaaaaaatgtataaattaacaacaactaAGGTAACTTAAACTCATTgagttttttagaaaatgttgaaaatgtttACACATTGTCCTTTACTGGTTGAGCCTTCAATGGTGTCGATTCATCCTTTCCTTCTTTTTTCACGATCTTATTCCAAGATTGTTCCTCGCCTGAGCCAAATACTACAAATACCAAGAACTCGATGGCGAAAAGTACAATAGTTACATAGAAAATAACACGCCAAGCATCAATTGtttgctaaaaaataataaagtaaacatacatgcatattcttgtttgaattagaaataaagaaattaacaaCATACGTTATTGGTTGTAATAAAACCGACAAATATTGGAACTATGATGCCGGGAATTGTTGCTGCAGTGTTGGTAATGGCAACCAGTGTACCAGCGTAATTAGGAGCAATATCAATGTGATTAGAAAGGAATCCAGAAAACATGCCGCCCATCCCAATGATTCCGATTGTCATGATTATAACGGCAGCTGTATGCTTACAACCGATGTTGCACAATGCTAGAAGACAAACACCGGGTATAATTGTGCATATACTAGTTGCAGTTTTACGTGCAGTAGTAATAGTAATTTTCCctgtaaaataaagaaaagaaatacgaaaagaaatttaaatcagGAAATAGATTGTGCAACAAGTCGATCTTCAGTGTGTCAAgtgtatttgatttttaattaccTTTGGCTTTCAATGTGTCCAGAGTTTTACCCaacaaaatacttaaaataagcATTGGGAAGTAGGGCAATGCACTGAACTGAGCATTACTTGACAcatcaaatttcaaaacttgTTTCATGTAGAATGGTATTTCGATGAGGAACATATACCATCCCCAATTACTGCAACAATGAGCAATTAAAATAGCCCAAAACGGTATGGATGTCAATACTTTCTTCCACGGAACTGGTGGGTGCTCCTCGTTCGATGCGGTGTTTTCAGTTCCCAACTGTGAAGTGATCATTAGGCGCTCTTCTGGACTGATGAAACGCTGTTTATTCGGATTATCTTGTATGAGGAACATCCATAAGGTCATCCAGACTGCACTTAAACCACCCATCCAGTAGAAGACCGATTCCCAGCCCCATTGTGCTGACAAAACTCCAGCTAAGAGTATGGAAATGGCCGTACCAAAGGACGTTCCTACATATATTATGGTCGACATGACAGAGCGTTCATTGGGTGGTGCCCATGCGGCGATCATGCAGTGCATAGCTGGGAAAGTTGCTCCACCTCCTACGCCTTCCAGGACACGCATTACAATTAAACCGGCATAGTGTGCCTTTGTCATAATCGGTGTGAGCAAGGTCGCAATTACATTGATTCCTACTGAGAAGAACATAACCCATTTAGCAGAAAACCTTTCAGCTACTTGTGCGCTTGGTATTTGTGACACCAAATAACCCCAGAAGTAGCAGCTCAACAAAGTTCCTTGTATGCCTTCACTCCAAATAAATGGTCCAtcctaaaagaaaataattacgatATCAGTTATAATACAGTTTAAGGTAACTCAACAAACATTGGTATTGAAATTCTCCTACGttggagaaaatattaattttcaatttcaagttCAACATTTATGCAAAGACAACATTTTCTCAAACCTTTTCAAAggctttttctcaaatttgtttCCATCATTTTATAATTTGAGAAAAACCATTTTCTAGTTccatatttgagaaaatgttggAGATTTTGAAATTCCCAAATTGAAAACAAAGGAAAATTGCATATTAAAAATGTGCCTTTTTGTTTGAGAAtggatatattttcaaattaaaatgcatttgagGACAAAGGtttgatatttgaaattaaGGTTGATTCTCAAATGCATCTCAATTTgagaatcaacaaaaatatttgtcggtaatgtacatatgaatgtatatacacatatgtatgtatgtacatatttttatcaCCTGATCTTGGAATAGAAAACCAAAATGCATGTACATGACTGAAGTGATATGCAGCTAATATAATCAACTCACTAAATGTTCATTAACATTTTGGGAATCCGCGCaaacattaaaatatgtatttactcaCCTCTTGTTTGGTTACATTTCCATTGCCGGGCTTACTGCACACCTCTACCTGTGAAACCGGAATTAGACTGGAATTATGAACTTCATGAGTAACAGCATGTCCTGCCTCAATGGCGGTATGGTTTAACATTGCCACCATTGCAACACTGAGATTCACTTTGAGGCCATAAATGATGGCCATACCACAAGATCCAAGTACTGCCAATATGTAACGGGCAGGTAAGCAttctgcaaataaacaaatgaagTTGTGTTCATGTATTTTATGTAATGATGtatgttatgaaaatttagATTCGGTTATTTATGcgaacatgtacatacatatatacatatgaatatacatacatatatctattatTAATCCTTAATATTTGCTCATAAGATGCAAATCCGTCAAAAGACCAAAACTCACTGACGAAGTAAGTTAGGTAATTAATTATTATCGGCCACAAGGTACAGACTGATTACAATTTGTTAAAATGCCAAATCCCTCACCTTCATACATAATAAATTCGCATTTTCATATACGTGTATGTCTGCGAGTAGATGCGTGGTGTTGGCTTTGCTACCATTGCATTGTTGCTGTTAATTGTCGATCAACAATTGGGCATATGGTAATGAGTGATTaggtaatttaaataaaaaataaaatgctgcGGAAATCGGACTCATTTGGATTCCagagtgtatgtatatacatatgagtacaCGGTTAAAAGCACACAAGAGACAAACAAGGATGCTTACAGAATAatgtacaataaaaataatattgctatGTTaggtttccatttcatttccattattttttttaatattcaaattaatcatCTTACATATAGACTTCACTGCAATAAGTCGTAACAATTAATAAGTACATCAAAGGCATTTGTATTTACTGATAACACTGTGGTTGtagagtttttaaatttataattaaatcagTTTCTCATACATGTCGTCATATATTGTTAATTGGAAATAAAACCCTTTGAGAACGTTTATCTTTAAGCGGTAATACTCTAGTTTtgcagtgcagaactttgctaGTACTGtggcattatttttttattatttattaatatgatttttaattcgcaaattttgtttgttttccatTCCATAAATTATACATAAACTTCCCCAATacttcaatttaattatttgcactTTTTGATCAAATTGAGATTACTGTCAGGTTTTAAtaattatctttatttatacaaaatgacTTTTAAATGACCTTGCCCGTGAAATCAAGGGATGAGaggaaatattaatatatattttcggcAAAAACGTTAATTTACACAAGTTTGTGTGTATGAAAGACATGCGTGAGTATGTAAATACCGGGTACATCAGTATGTATCCATCCGTGATCTCATACCTTGTGTTTGACACAAATTCTCACGCAAttgcaatttttgaaaaataaataaataataataataataatgataagaAATGCATTACAATACCCTTACGtgggttatttatatatatatatatagaagcgGCCATCTGTCATTGCTGCTACCAACGACCTTTTATCATTCTTAAGGTCAAACCCTGAATGTACAACTCTATACCCCACCTCGTTCATAATAATGGTGTGTAACATTAAAATACAAGAAGGTGACATTGACGAAGAACTTTCGTTCAAAAACTATACACTATAACAATAGAGTAATTTAAATGTATGAAATGACCGACATGGTTGTT
This portion of the Zeugodacus cucurbitae isolate PBARC_wt_2022May chromosome 3, idZeuCucr1.2, whole genome shotgun sequence genome encodes:
- the Picot_6 gene encoding sialin: MANEVPAKGSILGKCLPARYILAVLGSCGMAIIYGLKVNLSVAMVAMLNHTAIEAGHAVTHEVHNSSLIPVSQVEVCSKPGNGNVTKQEDGPFIWSEGIQGTLLSCYFWGYLVSQIPSAQVAERFSAKWVMFFSVGINVIATLLTPIMTKAHYAGLIVMRVLEGVGGGATFPAMHCMIAAWAPPNERSVMSTIIYVGTSFGTAISILLAGVLSAQWGWESVFYWMGGLSAVWMTLWMFLIQDNPNKQRFISPEERLMITSQLGTENTASNEEHPPVPWKKVLTSIPFWAILIAHCCSNWGWYMFLIEIPFYMKQVLKFDVSSNAQFSALPYFPMLILSILLGKTLDTLKAKGKITITTARKTATSICTIIPGVCLLALCNIGCKHTAAVIIMTIGIIGMGGMFSGFLSNHIDIAPNYAGTLVAITNTAATIPGIIVPIFVGFITTNNQTIDAWRVIFYVTIVLFAIEFLVFVVFGSGEEQSWNKIVKKEGKDESTPLKAQPVKDNV